From Halalkalibaculum roseum, the proteins below share one genomic window:
- a CDS encoding hydantoinase B/oxoprolinase family protein, which produces MVSNGWNIWIDTGGTFTDCIGIDPDGVMHKAKVLSSSSLRGSVVKSLKANRYIIEQDWEAPSRFIEGFQLNLLGITHPKCLVTSFDAQNNTLEIDTYLEDLEEAERISFEVISPYEAPILGCRLLTKTAPDEDLPPMSIRLATTKGTNALLENKTAPTMLLINEGFGDLLIIGDQKRQDLFAKNVIKPDLLYNEVCELSCRISANGEILKDFQPGNQDEIITKFLKEPYAAFAVCLMNSYQNQTHEQELRKYLEDLGASFISVSSDLSPVIKILPRAQTTVVNASLSPVLKKYLDSVKSGIGRSSLHVMTSAGGLINADNFEPKDSLLSGPAGGVVGASSIGRNNGFQKVISFDMGGTSTDVARFDHDFDYVFEHKVGHAKLNAPALSIETVAAGGGSICSYDGNKLTVGPDSAGAYPGPACYGAGGPLSLTDINLLLGRLDEANFGIPIALEQSEVKFKQLLENIAETSGENPDRKEILEGFLQIANERMANAIRKVSMRKGYDPSEYALVGFGGAGAQHVCAIADELDINNILIPSHAGLLSAYGLGTSVIEQFAEKQVLENLSELESKLDSYFKSLTEEAKMALQEKEDVRQSQIHVRKELAFMRLKGQDSTIKIDYSENTDLKTAFKEAYKNRYGHWIEGSKIEVESIRAVASTRPSEDEFQLADYTQKNTGPVRTKPIQFHGQTLDTPVYIRNQVATGVRVEGPALILDPYSTIVIEPGWNASVKDDGTLLLSSSTNNELIRKQSQSQSVALELFTNRFTSIAEEMGEMLKRTARSVNVKERMDFSCALLNREGELVVNAPHIPVHLGALGLCIRRLSESISMQQGDVIVTNHPAYGGSHLPDVTVVTPIFSASKQLLGYAASRAHHAEIGGTRPGSMPPSARTLSEEGVVIPPMYLVRAGVPQWDSIRERLTNAIYPTRAIEENMADLQAAVAANHRGAESLRTLAERYGEDTVTSYMAAIKNEAAIKCRQMLKKIPDSTSDSLEYLDDGSTLKAVIKKEGEQLEIDFSGTEKNHPGNLNATPAIVNSVIMYVLRLLIDEPLPLNEGLLDPITIRLPECMLNPKFSEDPADCPAVVGGNTETSQRLVDLLLKPFNELACSQGTMNNVLFGNEQFGYYETIGGGTGAGPGFHGTDAVHHHMTNTAGTDPEILEHRYPVRLEKYAVRKESGGVGEYRGGNGIERELTFLESVSLSVLTQHRVEVPYGLKGGKPGAAGKQWVIRKDGSRLALSSISGEELEAGDRFIIQTPGGGGYGEKANGN; this is translated from the coding sequence ATGGTATCAAACGGCTGGAATATTTGGATTGACACCGGTGGCACTTTCACCGATTGCATAGGTATTGATCCGGACGGAGTCATGCACAAAGCAAAGGTGTTGAGTAGCAGTTCTCTGAGAGGAAGCGTTGTTAAATCGCTGAAAGCCAATCGTTATATTATTGAGCAGGATTGGGAAGCGCCTTCCCGTTTCATAGAGGGATTTCAGCTGAACCTGCTGGGAATTACGCATCCAAAGTGCCTAGTCACTTCATTCGACGCCCAAAATAATACTCTTGAGATCGATACCTACCTGGAAGACCTTGAAGAAGCAGAGAGAATATCTTTTGAAGTTATTTCTCCTTATGAAGCACCTATTCTCGGATGCCGGTTGCTGACCAAAACGGCCCCCGATGAAGACCTCCCTCCGATGAGTATCAGGCTGGCAACTACGAAAGGCACCAATGCCCTTTTAGAAAATAAGACAGCTCCTACCATGCTACTTATCAATGAGGGATTTGGAGATTTACTGATTATTGGGGATCAGAAACGGCAGGATTTATTTGCCAAAAATGTAATCAAACCCGACTTACTGTATAATGAGGTATGTGAATTATCCTGCCGGATCAGTGCCAATGGAGAAATCCTGAAGGATTTCCAGCCGGGAAATCAGGATGAAATAATTACCAAATTTCTAAAAGAGCCTTATGCCGCTTTTGCTGTCTGTCTGATGAACAGTTATCAAAATCAAACTCATGAACAGGAGCTCAGGAAATATTTGGAAGATTTGGGAGCAAGTTTCATATCCGTCTCTTCAGATTTAAGTCCGGTAATAAAAATTCTGCCCCGGGCCCAGACTACCGTTGTAAACGCTTCTTTAAGCCCGGTACTCAAAAAATACCTGGATAGTGTCAAATCCGGGATAGGCAGATCCTCGCTACATGTAATGACCAGTGCAGGGGGATTGATCAATGCTGATAACTTCGAACCCAAGGATAGTCTTCTGAGCGGTCCCGCCGGAGGCGTGGTGGGTGCAAGCAGCATCGGCCGGAATAACGGATTCCAAAAAGTGATCTCTTTTGACATGGGTGGAACCAGCACGGATGTTGCCCGTTTTGACCATGATTTTGACTACGTTTTTGAGCACAAAGTAGGACATGCCAAACTCAATGCCCCTGCCCTCTCCATAGAAACAGTTGCAGCCGGGGGCGGCTCCATCTGTAGCTACGATGGAAATAAACTAACGGTCGGTCCCGATAGCGCCGGTGCGTATCCCGGCCCCGCTTGTTACGGTGCAGGCGGACCGCTGAGTCTAACAGATATCAATCTCCTCTTGGGCAGGCTGGATGAAGCTAATTTTGGCATTCCCATCGCACTGGAACAGAGTGAGGTGAAATTCAAGCAGTTGCTGGAAAATATTGCAGAAACCAGTGGAGAAAACCCGGATCGCAAGGAAATTTTGGAAGGATTCCTTCAGATAGCAAACGAGCGTATGGCAAATGCCATAAGGAAAGTATCCATGCGAAAAGGATATGACCCCTCTGAATATGCATTGGTAGGTTTTGGTGGTGCCGGTGCCCAGCATGTGTGTGCTATTGCAGATGAACTCGATATAAATAATATCCTGATACCCTCCCATGCGGGTCTGCTCAGTGCCTATGGTTTGGGAACGTCTGTGATTGAGCAATTTGCAGAAAAACAGGTTCTTGAAAACCTATCAGAACTGGAGTCAAAACTGGATTCCTACTTTAAAAGTCTCACCGAAGAGGCCAAAATGGCTCTTCAGGAAAAAGAGGATGTCAGGCAGAGCCAAATACATGTCAGGAAAGAGCTTGCGTTCATGCGCCTGAAAGGTCAGGATAGCACCATAAAGATCGATTACAGCGAAAATACCGACCTCAAAACTGCATTTAAGGAGGCTTACAAAAACAGATACGGACATTGGATCGAAGGTTCGAAAATCGAGGTAGAGTCCATTCGTGCGGTGGCCTCAACCCGGCCATCTGAAGACGAATTCCAATTAGCCGATTACACTCAAAAGAACACAGGACCTGTCAGAACCAAACCCATTCAATTTCACGGCCAAACTTTGGATACACCGGTCTATATTCGCAATCAGGTAGCTACAGGAGTGCGAGTAGAAGGCCCTGCCTTGATCCTCGATCCCTACAGTACCATTGTCATAGAGCCGGGATGGAATGCCTCTGTCAAAGACGACGGTACACTGCTTTTAAGTAGCAGTACAAATAATGAACTAATCAGAAAACAGTCACAGTCGCAGTCCGTTGCACTTGAACTCTTTACCAACCGTTTTACTTCCATTGCAGAAGAGATGGGGGAAATGCTCAAGCGAACTGCCCGATCCGTCAACGTAAAGGAGCGGATGGACTTCTCCTGCGCGCTTCTGAATAGAGAAGGAGAACTGGTGGTCAATGCCCCACACATTCCTGTGCACCTGGGTGCCCTGGGCCTCTGCATAAGAAGACTTTCTGAAAGTATTTCCATGCAGCAAGGTGATGTCATTGTGACAAATCATCCTGCTTACGGTGGATCGCACCTGCCCGACGTTACCGTAGTAACCCCTATATTCAGCGCTTCAAAACAGCTTTTGGGCTATGCAGCAAGTCGTGCACATCATGCTGAAATCGGGGGTACACGTCCGGGTTCTATGCCTCCCAGCGCCCGTACCCTGTCGGAGGAAGGAGTAGTGATTCCCCCGATGTATCTCGTTCGCGCCGGCGTCCCTCAATGGGACAGCATTCGTGAGCGGTTAACCAATGCCATATACCCTACCAGGGCTATTGAGGAAAACATGGCAGACCTTCAGGCAGCAGTTGCTGCCAACCATCGCGGGGCTGAATCCTTGCGTACACTGGCTGAACGTTACGGGGAGGATACAGTTACTAGTTATATGGCTGCTATAAAAAATGAAGCAGCCATCAAATGCAGACAGATGCTGAAAAAAATTCCTGACAGCACATCTGATAGCCTGGAATATCTTGACGACGGAAGCACACTGAAAGCTGTCATCAAGAAAGAGGGGGAACAGCTGGAGATTGATTTCAGCGGAACCGAGAAAAACCATCCGGGAAATCTGAATGCCACACCGGCCATTGTAAACAGTGTCATCATGTATGTCCTGCGGCTGCTCATTGATGAACCTCTCCCACTGAATGAGGGCTTGCTTGATCCGATTACTATTCGTTTGCCCGAATGTATGTTAAATCCGAAGTTCAGTGAGGATCCTGCGGATTGTCCTGCCGTTGTGGGTGGAAATACAGAAACAAGCCAACGTCTTGTCGACCTTTTACTGAAACCTTTTAATGAGCTTGCCTGTAGCCAGGGAACTATGAACAATGTGCTTTTCGGTAACGAACAATTTGGCTATTACGAAACCATCGGCGGAGGGACCGGGGCCGGACCGGGATTCCACGGGACTGATGCGGTTCATCACCACATGACCAATACTGCCGGCACTGATCCCGAAATCCTGGAGCATCGCTACCCTGTTCGCCTAGAGAAGTACGCGGTTAGAAAAGAGTCAGGTGGCGTTGGGGAATATCGTGGAGGAAATGGCATAGAACGTGAACTGACTTTCCTTGAATCGGTTTCTCTTTCGGTACTGACCCAACACAGGGTTGAAGTCCCTTACGGACTGAAAGGAGGAAAACCCGGTGCGGCAGGGAAGCAGTGGGTCATACGAAAAGACGGTAGCAGGCTAGCACTCTCATCAATAAGCGGAGAAGAGTTGGAAGCCGGGGACCGCTTCATAATTCAGACCCCGGGCGGTGGAGGATATGGAGAAAAGGCAAATGGCAATTGA
- a CDS encoding NRAMP family divalent metal transporter has product MRKRLLNILFWSVLSAAFIGPGTITTAASAGTGFGFTLLWALLFSTIACIILQEASARLTLSSGKNLGEAMKLRFQESLAGKITGYLVLISILLGCAAYEAGNILGGVAGAALISNVPAFILTLIIGLVAFLLLWFGSTKVIAQILGIIVAIMGFCFFTTAILMKPPIDSILNSALIPRFPTGSEILIIGLIGTTVVPYNLFLGSGIKHTQNIKEMRFSLTAAIILGGIISMAVLIVGTSISGEFTYDALAGSLGDTLGSWASLFFGIGLFAAGLSSALTAPLAAALTAKGFMGSESDENWKDAGTYMKLVWGSVLMIGVFFGVLQVQPIPAIILAQALNGIILPFVTIFLLLVMNDASLLNRSSINSHAYNLLMGIIVFTTLVIGLTNVAKALNNISDAALVNEEYILYAATVIALFVAWPVIHKIKEYRKR; this is encoded by the coding sequence TTGCGAAAGCGTCTTTTAAATATTTTATTCTGGTCCGTTCTTTCTGCCGCCTTCATTGGGCCGGGTACCATCACTACAGCTGCATCCGCCGGGACCGGTTTTGGTTTCACCCTACTCTGGGCTCTGTTATTTTCAACGATCGCCTGTATCATACTTCAGGAAGCCAGTGCACGCTTGACTCTCAGTTCGGGTAAAAACCTGGGCGAAGCAATGAAACTTCGCTTCCAGGAGAGTTTAGCCGGAAAGATAACAGGATATCTTGTACTCATTTCTATTCTGTTAGGCTGTGCCGCTTATGAGGCAGGCAATATCCTGGGCGGAGTTGCAGGTGCCGCGCTCATTTCCAATGTACCCGCTTTCATACTGACACTCATAATCGGGTTGGTAGCTTTTCTATTGCTATGGTTTGGATCAACAAAAGTAATTGCACAAATACTTGGCATCATTGTGGCAATTATGGGCTTCTGTTTCTTTACTACAGCAATACTGATGAAGCCTCCTATAGATTCTATTCTCAACTCGGCACTGATTCCCAGATTCCCAACCGGTTCGGAAATTTTGATAATCGGTCTAATCGGTACCACGGTCGTTCCCTATAACCTCTTCCTTGGCTCTGGAATCAAGCACACCCAAAATATAAAAGAGATGCGCTTCAGCCTGACGGCTGCCATCATACTTGGAGGCATTATATCCATGGCGGTTCTGATTGTTGGGACTTCTATTAGCGGTGAATTCACCTATGATGCGCTGGCAGGTAGTCTGGGCGATACCCTGGGGAGTTGGGCATCTCTATTCTTTGGAATAGGTTTGTTTGCAGCCGGACTCAGCTCTGCCCTCACGGCACCCCTTGCAGCGGCTTTGACGGCAAAAGGATTCATGGGGAGTGAATCCGATGAAAATTGGAAGGATGCCGGAACATATATGAAACTGGTATGGGGTTCGGTCTTAATGATCGGAGTATTTTTCGGTGTACTGCAGGTTCAACCTATTCCGGCCATTATACTTGCCCAGGCACTTAACGGTATCATATTGCCCTTCGTCACAATATTTTTGCTACTCGTCATGAATGATGCTAGCCTTTTAAACAGATCATCGATCAATTCTCATGCTTATAATTTGCTAATGGGAATCATTGTGTTTACTACTTTGGTTATTGGGTTAACCAATGTGGCAAAGGCTCTGAACAATATCAGCGATGCGGCACTCGTAAATGAAGAGTACATCCTGTATGCGGCAACCGTTATTGCCCTATTTGTTGCCTGGCCGGTGATACATAAAATAAAGGAATATCGGAAACGCTGA